One genomic segment of Oceanotoga teriensis includes these proteins:
- a CDS encoding methyl-accepting chemotaxis protein gives MKKIRLKISLGNILITFVSLITVVLISSYFVSNMLVNTQKEKSLYEIERVKSSLELFIQTKEIMNSNFTNSFMGGIDLELAKFSNIIVAKHIENNFELYKSFIEKVEGINESFIIINPDFLRDKKLYSIYYKDEKFSKNSIELNDLNDINYSWFYNLKPENDEVWLFRELDKSVDFIKGFFSEDGTFVGISLLNFKIDYLINIIEKDINEGTKFLLGNSTVNFIDNNINLHYNKEVNFVIENISGKDYFLNSKILNNGWFLSLYFPKELIFSLRDRYIYIMSMITLITVIFSFIISFFVSSKVSKPIISISKSMEEFSKGNLNVKTDIKGNDEISIMGKNFNIMANNFRSTVISLKDLLDSLFKSMQTLENTSKNSIQNSIKISKDNSLIESSSSEVSIVVEEISLSIHEISSSAKALYHLSDELSKSTFEGRESAQKGVIGLNDISKLMKETSEKSIETKNNVDNFIEKMKSINEIIGSINAITEQTNLLALNAAIEAARAGEAGKGFAVVASEIRKLAEQSSNSTFKISSILKELNEKSKAVSNSTNMTTEYINNVDSNIEEISFRFKDILKRISEIKHDTDDIKESSKGQSASTEEINVAIERASEMITNIERNIKNINVELDIQSDEVNDVKAISKDLLSVYDSIKKSISSFEV, from the coding sequence ATGAAAAAAATAAGGTTAAAGATAAGTTTGGGGAATATTTTGATTACTTTTGTTTCTTTGATCACGGTAGTTTTAATTTCTTCGTATTTTGTAAGTAATATGCTTGTAAATACTCAAAAAGAAAAGTCTTTATATGAAATAGAAAGAGTTAAGAGTTCTCTTGAACTTTTTATTCAAACAAAAGAGATAATGAATAGTAATTTTACCAATTCTTTTATGGGAGGGATAGATTTAGAGCTTGCTAAGTTTTCTAATATAATAGTTGCAAAACATATTGAAAATAATTTTGAACTTTATAAGTCTTTTATAGAAAAAGTTGAAGGAATTAATGAGAGTTTTATAATTATTAATCCTGATTTTTTAAGGGATAAAAAACTTTATTCTATTTATTATAAGGATGAAAAATTTTCAAAGAACAGTATCGAATTAAATGATTTAAATGATATAAATTATTCATGGTTTTATAATTTAAAACCTGAAAATGATGAAGTCTGGTTGTTTAGAGAGCTGGATAAATCTGTTGATTTTATTAAAGGATTTTTTTCTGAAGATGGAACTTTTGTTGGAATAAGTCTTTTGAATTTTAAAATTGATTATTTAATTAATATAATAGAAAAAGATATAAATGAAGGAACAAAATTTTTATTGGGAAATTCTACAGTTAATTTTATAGATAATAATATTAATTTGCATTATAATAAAGAGGTAAATTTTGTCATTGAAAATATATCTGGAAAAGATTATTTTCTAAATTCTAAAATATTGAATAATGGTTGGTTTTTGTCTTTATATTTTCCAAAGGAATTAATTTTTAGTCTCAGAGATAGGTATATATATATAATGTCTATGATAACTTTAATAACTGTAATTTTTTCTTTTATAATATCTTTTTTTGTTTCTTCAAAAGTTTCTAAACCAATAATATCTATATCAAAGAGTATGGAGGAATTTTCAAAGGGAAATCTTAATGTTAAAACAGATATTAAGGGAAATGATGAAATTTCGATTATGGGAAAGAATTTTAATATTATGGCAAATAATTTTAGAAGTACAGTTATTTCTCTTAAAGATCTTTTAGATTCTTTGTTTAAATCTATGCAGACACTTGAAAACACTTCTAAAAATAGTATTCAAAATTCTATAAAAATTTCTAAAGATAATAGTTTGATTGAAAGTAGTTCTTCAGAGGTATCGATTGTAGTTGAAGAAATAAGTTTGAGTATTCATGAAATATCATCATCAGCAAAGGCTCTATACCATCTTTCTGATGAATTAAGTAAATCTACTTTTGAAGGTAGAGAATCTGCTCAAAAGGGTGTAATTGGTTTGAATGATATTTCAAAATTGATGAAAGAAACTTCTGAAAAATCTATTGAAACTAAGAATAATGTCGATAATTTTATAGAAAAAATGAAGAGTATAAATGAGATTATAGGATCTATAAATGCGATTACAGAACAAACCAATTTACTTGCATTAAATGCAGCAATTGAAGCAGCTCGAGCTGGAGAAGCTGGAAAAGGATTTGCTGTTGTTGCATCTGAAATAAGAAAGCTTGCAGAACAAAGTTCTAATTCTACATTTAAGATTTCAAGTATTCTTAAAGAATTGAATGAAAAATCTAAAGCTGTTTCTAATTCTACAAATATGACAACTGAGTATATAAACAATGTTGATTCTAATATTGAAGAGATAAGCTTTAGATTTAAAGATATTCTTAAAAGAATTTCTGAGATTAAACATGATACAGATGATATAAAAGAAAGTTCTAAAGGTCAAAGTGCTTCAACTGAAGAAATAAATGTTGCAATTGAAAGAGCTTCTGAAATGATTACTAATATAGAAAGAAATATTAAAAATATTAATGTTGAACTTGATATTCAATCAGATGAAGTAAATGATGTAAAGGCTATTTCTAAAGATCTTTTAAGTGTTTATGATAGTATAAAGAAGAGTATTTCTTCTTTCGAAGTATAG
- a CDS encoding alkaline phosphatase family protein: MINKKSIDAIEKNRDSIKKFTKPDFKKYCFANIPGTISKLLGLNLNYSHLPEDTVGEYKTYKKVVFMFIDAFGWSFFERYKDQYPALKKLINNGIVSKITSQFPSTTSAHVTTIHTGKSVAESGVYEWFYYEPEVDDIIMPLLNSYARNTKSLLNDGYENNKLYPENNFYKKLKENGKNVYTYQPSRIIGSTYNDYILKDAEKIGFKTLSEGLIKLKNDIKTKDGLFFYYYPEIDSICHSYGPNSEEFDGEVHNFLTLLNDIFIEKLNSEDTAILISADHGQAYVDIQKPYYINIEIPEIENYIQKNKKGNLIVPSGSCRDFFLHIKPEYEDFVLNLLKEKLKNIADVRKTKDMMNEGYFGYNISEKFEKKVGNLVILAYEDNSVWWYEKGTFEVFLKGMHGGLFSEEMEIPFIFYNK, encoded by the coding sequence ATGATTAATAAAAAAAGCATAGATGCAATAGAAAAAAATAGAGATTCCATTAAGAAGTTTACAAAACCTGATTTTAAAAAATACTGTTTTGCTAATATTCCTGGAACTATATCAAAACTTCTTGGATTAAATTTAAATTATTCTCATCTTCCTGAAGATACAGTTGGAGAATATAAAACCTATAAAAAAGTAGTATTCATGTTTATAGATGCATTTGGATGGTCTTTTTTTGAAAGATACAAAGATCAATATCCAGCTCTAAAAAAATTGATTAACAATGGAATAGTCTCAAAAATAACTTCCCAATTTCCATCAACAACATCTGCCCATGTCACAACTATTCATACTGGAAAAAGTGTTGCTGAATCTGGCGTATATGAATGGTTTTATTATGAACCAGAGGTAGATGATATAATAATGCCGCTCTTAAACTCATATGCAAGAAACACAAAGAGCTTATTAAACGATGGATATGAGAACAATAAACTATACCCAGAAAATAACTTTTATAAAAAATTAAAAGAAAATGGAAAAAATGTATACACTTATCAACCATCGAGAATAATTGGTTCAACTTATAATGACTATATATTAAAAGATGCAGAAAAAATTGGATTTAAAACTTTATCAGAAGGATTAATAAAATTAAAAAATGATATAAAAACAAAAGACGGTCTATTCTTTTATTATTATCCTGAAATAGATTCAATATGTCACTCATATGGTCCTAATTCAGAAGAATTCGATGGTGAAGTTCATAATTTCTTAACTCTATTAAATGATATCTTCATAGAAAAATTAAATTCTGAAGATACGGCAATATTAATAAGTGCTGATCATGGGCAAGCTTATGTTGATATTCAAAAACCTTATTACATAAATATAGAAATACCTGAAATAGAAAATTATATACAAAAAAATAAAAAAGGAAATCTAATAGTCCCCTCTGGATCTTGCAGAGACTTCTTTTTACATATAAAACCTGAATATGAAGATTTTGTATTAAATCTCTTAAAAGAAAAGTTAAAAAATATTGCCGATGTAAGAAAAACAAAAGATATGATGAATGAAGGATATTTTGGATATAATATATCTGAAAAATTTGAAAAAAAAGTTGGAAATTTGGTAATATTGGCTTATGAAGATAATTCAGTTTGGTGGTATGAAAAAGGTACATTTGAAGTATTTTTAAAAGGTATGCATGGTGGTTTATTCAGTGAAGAAATGGAAATTCCATTCATATTTTACAATAAATAA
- the mgtE gene encoding magnesium transporter, producing the protein MFKTDDIVKIMNFISEKNFSDLKAILKDMNIVHISDLIEELPTVEALIVFRLLSKDIAVDVFYYLDKDYQQKIIEKITDEETQYLLKESHFDDMVDLIEEMPAAVVKKVIKNTDENRRNMINKFLNYPDFSAGSIMTLEYVSLKEGMTVEHSIEHIKKVAKDVETIYTAYVLNSYRKLVGIISLRNLLIADEKEFVKNIMTETDIISCKTLDDQEDIARKFRKYDLNTIPVVDNEGLMTGVITVDDIIDVIEEENTEDFEKMAAIEPLNDDYLNTKTFTLARKRITWLIILMVSASLTELVIGRSKEVLESVAILASFIPMLMDTGGNSGSQASTLIIRGLALDEIKFQDIFKVIFKEFKVSLIVASALSFLNFLRIYFISGVDIRIAFLVGITLFLTVVISKIIGAILPMFAQKLKLDPAIMAAPLITTIVDTTALLVYFGFAKLILNI; encoded by the coding sequence ATGTTTAAAACAGATGATATTGTGAAGATTATGAATTTCATATCAGAAAAAAATTTTTCTGATTTAAAAGCTATTTTGAAGGATATGAATATAGTTCATATCAGTGATTTAATAGAAGAGCTTCCAACAGTTGAAGCTTTGATAGTTTTCAGACTTTTATCTAAAGATATTGCAGTTGATGTTTTTTATTATCTTGATAAAGATTATCAACAAAAAATTATTGAAAAGATAACCGATGAGGAAACACAATATTTATTGAAAGAATCGCATTTTGATGATATGGTTGATTTGATAGAAGAAATGCCAGCAGCAGTTGTTAAAAAAGTTATTAAGAATACAGATGAAAATAGAAGAAATATGATAAATAAATTTTTAAATTATCCTGATTTTTCAGCCGGTAGTATAATGACTTTAGAATATGTATCTTTAAAAGAAGGTATGACAGTAGAACATAGTATTGAACATATAAAAAAAGTTGCTAAAGATGTTGAAACTATTTATACTGCATATGTTTTAAATTCTTATAGAAAACTTGTTGGAATAATTTCTCTTAGAAATCTTTTGATTGCAGATGAGAAAGAGTTTGTAAAAAATATAATGACGGAAACTGATATCATAAGTTGTAAAACACTTGATGATCAGGAGGATATTGCAAGAAAGTTTAGAAAGTATGATTTGAATACTATTCCAGTGGTTGATAATGAGGGTTTGATGACTGGAGTTATCACTGTTGATGATATAATAGATGTAATAGAAGAGGAAAATACAGAAGATTTTGAAAAGATGGCAGCTATTGAGCCCTTGAATGATGATTATTTGAATACTAAAACTTTTACACTCGCGAGAAAAAGAATAACATGGTTGATAATTCTTATGGTTTCAGCATCTCTTACAGAACTTGTGATAGGAAGATCTAAGGAAGTTTTAGAATCAGTTGCAATTTTAGCTTCATTTATACCAATGTTAATGGATACTGGAGGAAACTCTGGATCTCAGGCATCAACTTTAATCATAAGAGGATTGGCTCTTGATGAAATAAAATTTCAAGATATATTTAAAGTTATTTTTAAAGAGTTTAAAGTGAGCCTCATAGTGGCATCTGCTTTATCTTTTTTGAATTTTTTAAGAATTTATTTTATTTCAGGTGTAGATATAAGGATTGCTTTTTTAGTTGGTATTACTTTGTTTTTGACTGTTGTAATTTCTAAGATAATTGGAGCTATTTTACCTATGTTTGCTCAAAAACTTAAACTCGATCCAGCTATAATGGCTGCTCCACTCATAACAACTATTGTTGATACTACTGCTTTGCTCGTTTATTTTGGTTTTGCAAAGTTGATTTTGAATATATAA
- a CDS encoding NUDIX domain-containing protein: MDKFLNENKINIPYKKIKKNEKQRLAVVCFAENEENEYLLLNRYKEPFKGFLVPPGGKVEKNETIEQAVKREFLEETTFELENIEFQVLTSETGPENYNWILFIFTAKIKKQSLKTCNEGILGWYKKSQLKNLKLSSIDKLTLPYIMDKNKYFIELNYDQEKNPTILNIQKIN; encoded by the coding sequence TTGGATAAATTTTTGAATGAAAATAAGATAAATATACCTTATAAAAAAATTAAAAAAAATGAAAAACAAAGACTTGCTGTAGTATGTTTTGCAGAAAATGAAGAAAATGAATATCTTTTATTGAACAGATATAAAGAGCCATTCAAAGGATTCTTAGTACCACCTGGTGGAAAAGTTGAAAAAAATGAAACCATTGAACAAGCTGTAAAAAGAGAGTTCTTAGAAGAAACTACATTCGAATTAGAAAATATAGAATTTCAAGTATTAACATCTGAAACAGGTCCTGAAAATTACAATTGGATTCTTTTTATTTTTACTGCTAAAATAAAAAAACAATCTCTTAAAACATGTAATGAAGGAATTCTTGGTTGGTATAAAAAATCTCAACTAAAAAATTTAAAATTATCTTCTATAGATAAACTAACTCTTCCTTACATAATGGATAAAAATAAATATTTCATAGAATTAAATTATGATCAAGAAAAAAATCCCACAATATTAAATATACAAAAAATAAATTAA
- a CDS encoding DUF1475 family protein encodes MKKTILIWSITLFLIMVLTLIYGFWFGDFFQEGNILLGIAWGIVSLIDVYVGFLIMVFWVIYRENTLMAKILWSIGFLILGNVLVLLYIIKNVFESNGDMKIFFGGNKLK; translated from the coding sequence ATGAAAAAAACTATTTTAATTTGGTCTATAACTCTATTTTTGATAATGGTTTTAACTTTAATTTATGGTTTTTGGTTTGGAGATTTTTTTCAAGAAGGCAATATTTTACTTGGTATAGCTTGGGGTATAGTGAGTTTAATAGATGTTTATGTGGGTTTTTTGATCATGGTTTTTTGGGTTATCTATAGAGAGAATACTTTGATGGCAAAGATTTTATGGAGTATTGGTTTTTTGATATTGGGTAATGTTTTGGTTTTACTTTATATAATTAAGAATGTTTTTGAATCTAATGGAGATATGAAAATATTTTTTGGTGGAAATAAACTTAAATGA
- a CDS encoding MFS transporter produces the protein MKDYFKAFKNINKNMKLLLMIEFLVGFSLIGGITNVLQNIYIIRMGFDEAFIGVFSGVGLIIILMFTPISAILGNKLGIKRSMILGILFSLIGIGLIPSVMFFPDKIRSFLLFFYNFIGGMGIAFYIVNVNPFIMKNTNEFERTHVYSAKSAITPIGGFIGSVFSGYITKFFSDFFDVNIKESPLPYSFTLFITPLILLFVLFLFYKMDDSINLYIDEDNDENTSNIPFNIMIISSLVLFFMIASEISMRNYINVYLDKILFIDTSSIGWILGFGQLIIIPAALSTPILKKYFGLANTFVLSTILLIFSMIPIIIYDNVYAASLSFILIVSFTNISRTSITIFSLESVKQKYHTFLSAVQTISSTLGSALIIFSGGFLIKDYGYNMLFLFATFLTIFSVILFYLYFYVINKSFINGK, from the coding sequence ATGAAAGATTATTTTAAAGCTTTTAAAAATATAAATAAGAATATGAAATTACTTTTGATGATAGAATTTTTAGTTGGGTTTTCATTGATAGGTGGTATTACAAATGTACTTCAAAATATTTATATCATTAGAATGGGTTTTGATGAAGCTTTTATAGGTGTTTTTAGTGGTGTTGGACTTATTATAATTTTGATGTTTACACCTATTTCAGCTATTTTAGGCAATAAGCTTGGTATAAAGCGTAGCATGATTTTAGGTATTCTTTTTTCTTTGATAGGTATAGGTCTCATTCCATCGGTTATGTTTTTTCCTGATAAGATTAGATCATTTTTATTGTTTTTTTATAATTTTATTGGAGGTATGGGAATAGCTTTTTATATTGTTAATGTTAATCCATTCATTATGAAAAATACTAATGAGTTTGAACGTACACATGTATATTCTGCAAAATCTGCAATAACACCTATTGGAGGATTTATTGGAAGTGTTTTTTCTGGATATATTACAAAGTTTTTTTCTGATTTTTTTGATGTAAATATTAAAGAGAGTCCATTGCCTTATAGTTTTACTTTGTTTATTACACCTTTGATATTATTATTTGTTTTATTTTTATTTTATAAAATGGATGATTCTATTAATCTTTATATTGATGAAGATAATGATGAAAATACTTCTAATATACCTTTTAATATAATGATAATAAGTTCATTAGTTTTATTTTTTATGATTGCATCCGAAATTTCTATGCGAAATTATATTAATGTATATTTGGATAAGATTTTGTTTATAGATACTTCAAGCATAGGATGGATTTTGGGATTTGGACAATTGATTATTATTCCAGCGGCATTGAGTACACCTATTTTAAAAAAGTATTTTGGACTTGCGAATACTTTTGTTTTATCTACTATTCTTTTAATATTTTCTATGATTCCAATAATTATTTATGATAATGTTTATGCAGCATCTTTGAGTTTTATTTTAATAGTTTCTTTTACTAATATAAGCAGAACATCTATTACTATATTTTCTCTTGAGAGTGTTAAACAAAAGTATCATACTTTTTTGTCAGCAGTTCAAACTATTTCTTCTACACTTGGTTCAGCTTTGATAATTTTTAGTGGTGGTTTTTTGATAAAAGATTATGGTTATAATATGCTTTTTTTATTTGCTACTTTTTTAACTATTTTTTCTGTTATTTTATTTTATTTATATTTTTATGTTATTAATAAATCTTTTATTAATGGGAAGTGA
- a CDS encoding alkaline phosphatase family protein, translated as MLKKNNFEFIPNIQISGDVQNPVDQNILKSLNIQNIEIDKKDYKSILLNELIEIAKPLENEYDVYFYSASSDKVIKISDKYLKESLIVFDKDNGLTLINVNHSQKTNINNLNKIIIKSAKNEFNEIGLNIIEPENNILKLTPANALLDYSYDQKFEIENIENIENNSSYKSTIYEKKDILNTEKIPNIKGNRTLIISSDGESVYYKDGFIEINQNSFDYISNNGQLILKNIKGIILNSPVYSVKDAYTDSVHYIKQDKNVLIIIISGLGYHDYLKAINDGYAPFLAEKNVASRALTVFKPEENTGMAAIITGKSPNENKIYDNSYKKIYTPDIFEYLSKFGMTSAYIEGNNKILDTSIEPIITKDLNQNLQYDDETFQKTIENLDKNFIISHFHSIEEESKKSDTSYESIMNQMKIIDDYIKQIYEQFDGKIIITSDYGIYNGENGPKFGQMRYENMFVPYLILE; from the coding sequence ATGCTAAAAAAGAATAACTTTGAATTCATTCCAAATATTCAAATATCTGGAGATGTTCAAAATCCTGTAGATCAAAATATCTTAAAAAGTTTAAATATACAAAACATCGAAATAGATAAAAAAGATTATAAATCAATACTTTTAAATGAATTGATAGAAATTGCCAAACCACTCGAAAATGAATATGATGTATATTTTTACTCTGCTTCATCTGATAAAGTGATAAAAATATCTGATAAATACTTAAAAGAATCTTTAATCGTATTCGATAAAGACAATGGACTAACATTGATAAATGTAAATCATTCTCAAAAAACAAATATAAACAACTTAAATAAAATAATAATAAAATCTGCAAAAAATGAATTCAATGAAATAGGTTTAAATATAATAGAACCCGAAAATAATATATTAAAATTAACTCCGGCAAATGCTCTATTAGATTATTCCTATGATCAAAAATTTGAAATTGAAAATATTGAAAACATAGAAAATAACAGTTCTTATAAGAGTACAATATATGAAAAAAAAGATATCTTAAATACTGAAAAAATTCCAAATATAAAAGGAAATAGAACCTTAATAATATCATCAGATGGTGAATCTGTATATTATAAAGATGGATTCATCGAAATAAATCAAAATTCATTTGATTATATATCAAACAATGGTCAATTAATACTAAAAAATATAAAAGGAATAATATTAAATTCTCCAGTATACTCAGTAAAAGATGCTTATACGGATAGCGTGCATTATATCAAACAAGATAAAAATGTTCTAATAATAATTATAAGCGGGCTTGGATACCATGATTATTTAAAAGCAATAAATGATGGATATGCACCGTTTCTCGCTGAAAAAAATGTTGCCAGTAGAGCCCTAACTGTTTTTAAACCCGAAGAAAATACAGGAATGGCTGCAATAATAACGGGAAAATCACCCAATGAAAACAAAATATATGATAATTCATACAAAAAAATCTATACTCCAGATATATTTGAATACTTATCAAAATTTGGTATGACATCTGCTTATATAGAAGGCAATAATAAAATTTTAGATACAAGTATAGAACCAATAATAACAAAAGATTTAAACCAAAACCTTCAATACGATGATGAAACATTTCAAAAAACTATAGAAAATCTGGATAAAAACTTTATAATAAGTCATTTTCATTCCATAGAAGAAGAATCAAAAAAATCGGATACATCTTATGAAAGTATAATGAATCAAATGAAAATAATAGATGATTACATAAAACAAATATATGAACAGTTCGATGGTAAAATAATAATAACTTCAGATTATGGTATTTATAATGGTGAAAATGGTCCTAAATTTGGGCAGATGAGATATGAAAATATGTTTGTTCCATATTTAATACTTGAATAA
- a CDS encoding deoxyribodipyrimidine photo-lyase → MIEKDRLKNLNNLKNLSGEYLIYWMQASVRVEYNLALNYSIDLSNQKNVPLIVVFILDEKYPKANFRHFKFLIEGLLEVEKKLKDMNISFYILNGFDDFIAISNRALGVITDRGYLKIQREWRSFLSERINIPLVQVEDNVLIPIETVSNKEEYSAATLRRKYLKLRNDYIRDHKISIYRGSSFDIDVKKKHFDDFNSIEDILNSLSLDLSVKGSFFEGGYEKAKVYLIEFLNNKILKYDEKRNDPVFDYQSNLSPYLHFGNISPIEIAFEAFKLGDICEPFLEELLVRRELAINYIFYNPFYDSVKGINDWAIKTLREHESDIREYVYSLEEFEKAETHDVYWNSAQNEMKITGKMHGYMRMYWGKKILEWTSNVEDAFNIAIYLNDKYQIDGRDPNSYTGIAWCFGKHDRAWKERNVFGKIRYMNDNGLKRKFDIDSYVEKIDDLKNKL, encoded by the coding sequence ATGATTGAAAAAGATAGATTAAAAAATTTGAATAATTTAAAAAATTTATCTGGAGAATATTTGATTTACTGGATGCAAGCATCTGTTAGGGTTGAATATAATCTTGCACTCAATTATTCTATAGATTTATCAAATCAAAAGAATGTTCCTTTGATAGTTGTTTTTATTTTGGATGAGAAATATCCAAAAGCAAATTTTAGACATTTTAAGTTTTTGATTGAAGGACTTTTAGAGGTTGAAAAAAAATTGAAAGATATGAATATAAGTTTTTATATTTTGAATGGTTTTGATGATTTTATTGCCATTTCTAATAGAGCTTTAGGTGTAATTACTGATAGAGGCTATTTGAAAATTCAAAGAGAATGGAGATCTTTTTTATCTGAAAGAATTAATATTCCTTTGGTACAAGTTGAGGATAATGTTTTGATTCCAATTGAAACTGTTTCTAATAAAGAGGAGTATTCTGCCGCAACATTGAGAAGAAAATATTTAAAACTAAGAAATGATTATATAAGAGATCATAAAATATCTATTTATAGGGGAAGTAGTTTTGATATCGATGTTAAAAAAAAGCATTTTGATGATTTTAATAGTATTGAAGATATTTTGAATTCATTGAGTTTGGATCTATCTGTTAAAGGTAGTTTTTTTGAAGGTGGTTATGAAAAAGCCAAAGTGTATTTGATAGAATTTTTGAATAATAAGATTTTAAAATATGATGAAAAAAGGAATGATCCTGTTTTTGATTATCAATCAAATTTGAGTCCATATCTTCATTTTGGAAATATTTCTCCAATAGAAATAGCTTTTGAAGCTTTTAAGTTGGGAGATATTTGCGAGCCATTTTTAGAAGAACTTTTAGTAAGACGTGAACTTGCGATAAATTATATTTTTTATAATCCTTTTTATGATAGTGTAAAAGGTATTAATGATTGGGCTATTAAAACTTTGAGAGAACATGAATCAGATATCAGAGAATATGTTTATTCTCTGGAAGAGTTTGAAAAAGCTGAAACTCATGATGTATATTGGAATTCAGCTCAAAATGAAATGAAAATAACTGGAAAAATGCATGGATATATGAGAATGTATTGGGGAAAAAAGATTTTAGAATGGACTTCTAATGTTGAAGATGCTTTTAATATAGCTATTTATTTGAATGATAAATATCAAATAGATGGTAGAGATCCAAATAGTTATACTGGAATAGCTTGGTGTTTTGGTAAACATGATAGAGCTTGGAAAGAAAGAAATGTTTTTGGAAAGATAAGATATATGAATGATAATGGTCTTAAAAGAAAATTTGATATAGATTCATATGTTGAAAAGATTGATGATTTAAAAAATAAACTCTGA
- a CDS encoding YbgA family protein → MNFVKPKVVLSKCIEFAECRYNGQSISSEVVKMLKDYVEFIPVCPEVEIGLSIPRDAVRVVSDDGLSTFKLKQIKTDKDFTFEMNEFSEDFINNLEEVDGFILKSRSPSCGLNQVKVYRNTEKGAPISSKGKGFFGKKIYDFFCPKPIEDEGRLNNFRIRNHFFTAIFSIASFREVKKNMNMKNLVEFHSKNKFLILSYNEKELRILGKIVANKDKKSIEDVFFDYEKHFLNVFENIPNPNTALNVLMHVMGYFKDKISSDEKQFFLDTLKSYKDKRVPLSVPNHILKSWIIKYNEEYLSNQTFFEPYPKELYIISDSGKGRNL, encoded by the coding sequence ATGAATTTTGTTAAACCAAAGGTAGTTTTATCTAAGTGTATAGAGTTTGCGGAGTGTAGATATAATGGACAATCTATATCAAGTGAAGTTGTTAAGATGCTTAAAGATTATGTAGAATTTATACCTGTATGTCCAGAAGTAGAAATAGGTTTGAGTATTCCAAGAGATGCCGTTAGAGTTGTTAGTGATGATGGATTATCCACTTTTAAGTTGAAACAAATAAAAACAGATAAAGATTTTACTTTTGAAATGAATGAATTTTCTGAAGATTTTATAAATAATCTTGAAGAGGTAGATGGATTTATTTTAAAGAGTAGATCGCCTTCTTGTGGATTAAATCAGGTTAAAGTGTATAGAAATACCGAAAAAGGAGCACCAATTTCCAGTAAAGGAAAAGGATTTTTTGGTAAAAAAATTTATGATTTTTTTTGTCCCAAACCCATTGAAGATGAAGGAAGACTTAATAATTTTAGAATTAGGAATCATTTTTTTACTGCGATTTTTTCTATAGCTTCTTTTAGAGAAGTTAAGAAAAATATGAATATGAAAAATCTTGTGGAATTTCATTCAAAGAATAAATTTTTGATTCTTTCTTATAATGAAAAAGAATTGAGAATTTTGGGTAAAATAGTTGCCAATAAAGATAAAAAAAGTATTGAAGATGTTTTTTTTGATTATGAAAAACATTTTCTGAATGTTTTTGAAAATATACCAAATCCAAATACGGCTTTAAATGTTTTGATGCATGTGATGGGATATTTTAAAGATAAAATATCTTCAGATGAAAAACAATTTTTTTTAGATACATTGAAATCATATAAGGATAAAAGAGTACCTTTGTCAGTTCCAAATCATATTTTGAAATCATGGATTATTAAATATAATGAAGAGTATCTTTCGAATCAAACTTTTTTTGAACCTTATCCAAAAGAACTTTATATCATAAGTGATTCTGGAAAGGGTAGAAATTTATGA